A portion of the Leptospira kanakyensis genome contains these proteins:
- the pheS gene encoding phenylalanine--tRNA ligase subunit alpha: protein MSLSQEIEVLVKEAESVLSSATSEQDLDSLKNQFIGKKGKLTSVLKGLASLSVEEKKTVGKQANEAQSRLESFVETKRSSLKESFYENQLGQEFFDSLRPVASKERGSLHPISQIQYEIEDIFTSMGFSVMDGPEVETDENNFGALNFTEDHPARDMQDTFYTADGNLLRTHTSAIQVRALRKLKPPFRIIAPGRVFRYEEVDASHENTFYQVEGMVVGENISVAHLIYTMETLLSRVFRKEIKTRLRPGYFPFVEPGFELDINCLVCSGDGCSVCKHSGWLELLPCGLVHPNVLEAAGLDSKKWTGFAFGLGLDRLVMMRYGIHDIRYFQSGNLRFLKQF from the coding sequence ATGAGCCTATCCCAAGAAATCGAAGTTTTAGTCAAAGAGGCGGAATCTGTTTTATCTTCTGCCACATCCGAACAAGATCTAGATTCTCTCAAAAACCAATTCATTGGTAAAAAAGGAAAACTCACTTCTGTTTTAAAGGGTCTAGCCTCCCTTTCCGTAGAAGAGAAAAAAACAGTGGGGAAACAAGCAAACGAAGCACAAAGTCGGCTTGAAAGTTTTGTAGAAACAAAACGTTCTTCCTTAAAAGAAAGTTTTTATGAGAACCAATTGGGCCAAGAATTCTTTGATAGTTTGCGTCCAGTCGCTTCTAAAGAAAGAGGGAGTCTCCATCCTATTTCTCAAATCCAATATGAAATCGAAGATATTTTTACTTCCATGGGTTTTTCCGTGATGGATGGGCCCGAAGTAGAAACCGATGAAAACAATTTTGGTGCCCTTAATTTTACCGAAGACCATCCGGCACGTGATATGCAAGATACGTTTTATACGGCAGATGGAAACTTACTCAGAACTCATACTTCCGCCATCCAGGTGCGTGCCCTTCGCAAATTAAAACCGCCGTTTCGGATCATTGCGCCAGGTCGTGTGTTTCGATATGAAGAGGTGGATGCCTCCCACGAAAATACTTTTTACCAAGTAGAGGGTATGGTGGTTGGCGAAAACATTTCTGTGGCTCATTTGATTTATACGATGGAAACACTACTTTCTCGTGTGTTCCGAAAAGAAATCAAAACCAGACTCCGCCCCGGATACTTTCCATTTGTGGAACCCGGTTTTGAACTTGATATCAACTGTTTGGTTTGTAGTGGAGATGGTTGCAGTGTGTGTAAACATTCCGGTTGGTTGGAGTTACTGCCTTGTGGTTTAGTCCATCCCAATGTATTGGAAGCGGCAGGACTTGATTCTAAAAAATGGACAGGGTTTGCCTTTGGTCTCGGCCTTGATCGTCTTGTGATGATGCGTTACGGAATTCATGACATCCGGTATTTCCAATCCGGGAATTTAAGATTTCTGAAACAGTTTTAA